The Pseudomonas parafulva genome window below encodes:
- a CDS encoding energy transducer TonB — protein MTSPADIPADLLPPRVRPVDRLGFTLFLAALVHLALILGVSFNVIKPAEIRQTMDITLATFKSEKAPEKADFQAQDNQQGSGTLDKKAVPTTTEVAPFQDSKVNKITPPPAARVETPPPPAKTAVTTKASKPQKAETAPKESKPQPKPAQAAPTFDSSQLSSQIASLEAELSNEQQLYAKRPRIHRLNAASTMRDKGAWYKEEWRKKVERIGNLNYPEEARRQQLYGSLRLLVSINRDGSLYEVLVLESSGQKLLDQAAQRIVRLAAPFAPFTGDLAEYDRLEIIRTWRFARGDRLSSN, from the coding sequence ATGACATCGCCCGCCGATATTCCCGCCGACCTGCTGCCACCGCGCGTACGCCCGGTGGATCGGCTTGGCTTTACCTTGTTCCTGGCGGCGTTGGTGCACCTGGCGTTGATCCTCGGCGTGAGCTTCAACGTCATCAAGCCCGCCGAAATTCGCCAGACCATGGACATCACCCTGGCCACCTTCAAGAGCGAGAAAGCGCCCGAGAAGGCCGACTTCCAGGCACAGGACAACCAGCAAGGCAGCGGCACACTGGACAAGAAGGCGGTGCCCACCACCACCGAGGTGGCGCCGTTCCAGGACAGCAAGGTCAACAAAATCACCCCGCCGCCGGCCGCCCGCGTGGAAACGCCGCCGCCCCCGGCCAAAACCGCAGTGACCACCAAGGCGAGCAAGCCGCAGAAGGCCGAGACCGCGCCCAAGGAGAGCAAGCCGCAACCTAAACCGGCGCAGGCGGCGCCGACCTTCGACAGCTCGCAGCTGTCGAGCCAGATCGCCAGCCTGGAAGCCGAGCTGTCCAACGAGCAGCAGTTGTACGCCAAGCGGCCGCGCATCCATCGCCTGAACGCCGCCTCGACCATGCGCGACAAAGGCGCCTGGTACAAAGAGGAATGGCGCAAGAAAGTCGAGCGCATCGGCAACCTCAACTACCCGGAAGAAGCCCGCCGTCAGCAGCTATACGGCAGCCTGCGCCTGCTAGTGTCGATCAACCGCGATGGCTCGCTGTACGAGGTGCTGGTGCTCGAATCGTCCGGCCAGAAGCTGCTCGACCAGGCCGCCCAGCGCATCGTGCGCCTGGCCGCACCGTTCGCACCGTTCACCGGCGACCTGGCCGAGTACGACCGCCTGGAGATCATCCGCACCTGGCGCTTCGCCCGTGGCGACCGGCTGTCGAGCAACTGA
- the gshB gene encoding glutathione synthase: MSVRLGIVMDPIASISYKKDSSLAMLLAAQARGWSLFYMEQRDLYQGTGQARARMRPLKVFADATRWFELGEEQDSALGELDVILMRKDPPFDMEFVYSTYLLEQAERDGVLIVNKPQSLRDCNEKLFATQFPQCMAPTLVSRRADILREFAATHGDVILKPLDGMGGASVFRHRQGDPNLSVILETLTQHGHQQIMAQAYLPQIVDGDKRILMIDGEPVPYCLARIPASGETRGNLAAGGRGEARPLTERDRWIAAQVGPTLREKGLLFVGLDVIGDSLTEINVTSPTCIREIDAAYNTDIGGQLMDAIERQLSAQR; this comes from the coding sequence ATGAGCGTTCGCCTCGGGATTGTCATGGACCCCATCGCGTCCATTTCCTATAAGAAGGACAGTTCGCTGGCCATGCTGCTGGCGGCGCAGGCGCGCGGCTGGAGCCTGTTCTACATGGAGCAGCGCGACCTGTACCAGGGCACCGGGCAGGCGCGCGCGCGCATGCGCCCGCTGAAGGTGTTCGCCGATGCCACGCGCTGGTTCGAGCTGGGCGAGGAACAGGACAGCGCTCTGGGCGAGCTGGACGTGATCCTGATGCGCAAGGATCCGCCGTTCGACATGGAGTTCGTCTACAGCACCTACCTGCTGGAGCAGGCCGAGCGCGACGGCGTGTTGATCGTCAACAAGCCGCAGAGCCTGCGCGACTGCAACGAGAAGCTGTTCGCCACGCAGTTCCCGCAGTGCATGGCGCCGACGCTGGTCAGCCGCCGCGCCGACATCCTGCGCGAGTTCGCCGCCACCCACGGCGACGTGATCCTCAAGCCGCTCGACGGCATGGGCGGGGCGTCGGTGTTCCGCCATCGCCAGGGCGACCCGAACCTGTCGGTGATCCTGGAAACCCTGACCCAGCACGGCCACCAGCAGATCATGGCGCAGGCCTACCTGCCGCAGATCGTCGATGGCGACAAGCGTATCCTGATGATCGACGGCGAGCCGGTGCCCTACTGCCTGGCGCGCATCCCGGCCAGCGGCGAAACCCGTGGCAACCTGGCCGCAGGCGGTCGCGGCGAAGCCCGCCCGCTGACCGAGCGCGACCGCTGGATCGCCGCCCAGGTCGGTCCGACCCTGCGCGAAAAAGGCTTGCTGTTCGTGGGCCTGGACGTGATCGGCGACTCGCTGACCGAAATCAACGTCACCAGCCCGACCTGCATCCGCGAAATCGACGCGGCCTACAACACCGACATCGGCGGCCAACTGATGGACGCCATCGAGCGCCAGCTTAGCGCTCAGCGCTAA
- the pilH gene encoding twitching motility response regulator PilH: MARVLIVDDSQTEMQKLTGWLQQHGYEVLKAETGADGVALARQEKPDAVLMDIVMPGMNGFQATRQLSKDPETCAIPVIMVTTKDQDTDRIWATRQGARDFLTKPVEEHALIAKLAEVLGT; this comes from the coding sequence ATGGCCCGAGTTCTGATCGTCGACGACTCGCAGACAGAGATGCAAAAACTCACCGGATGGCTGCAACAACACGGTTACGAGGTGCTCAAGGCCGAAACCGGTGCAGACGGCGTGGCCCTGGCGCGCCAGGAAAAACCCGACGCGGTGCTCATGGACATCGTCATGCCGGGCATGAACGGCTTCCAGGCCACCCGGCAGTTGAGCAAAGACCCCGAGACCTGCGCCATTCCGGTGATCATGGTCACCACCAAGGACCAGGACACCGACCGCATCTGGGCCACGCGCCAAGGCGCGCGCGACTTCCTCACCAAACCCGTGGAAGAACACGCGCTGATCGCCAAGCTGGCCGAAGTGCTGGGCACTTGA
- a CDS encoding methyl-accepting chemotaxis protein — MAQRPRSTAQITVLFVVLILSIVLLFANFAYLNTQSSHDKQYIGHAGELRVLSQRIAKNATEAAAGKALAFRLLSDARNDFERRWKYLREGDKTTGLPPAPATVRDEMDAVRQDWENLRRNTDTILASEQTVLSLHQVAATLAETVPQLQVEYEKVVEILLQSGAPASQVAVAQRQLLLAERILGSVNTVLGGDEAAVQAADTFGRDASRFGQVLQGMLDGNAAIQVTRVEDPDARARLAEIAELFQFVSGSVDEILETSPELQRVREAASNIFSLSQTLLDEASHLATGFENLAGRTLDTVGGYVLGLLALTSIILIGLVMVRATNRQLRDTAQKNERNQQAIMRLLDEIEELADGDLTVNVSVTEDFTGAIADSINYSVDQLRDLVATINHSAEQVAAAVQDTQNTARQLAKASEHQADQISEASLAVGDMVESIDRVSAHAYESAKVAERSVAIANKGNEVVHNTIDGMDNIREQIQDTAKRIKRLGESSQEIGDIVSLIDDIAEQTNILALNAAIQASLAGEAGRGFAVVADEVQRLAERSSSATRQIEALVRTIQADTNEAVISMEQTTAEVVRGARLAQDAGVALAEIEGVSQTLADLIHSISDAAQLQTSSAGQISHTMAVIQQITAQTSHGSGATADSIRHLAKMASEMRRSVSGFTLPPPAEPN, encoded by the coding sequence GTGGCCCAGCGTCCGCGCAGCACCGCGCAGATCACCGTGCTGTTCGTGGTGCTGATCCTGTCGATCGTGCTGCTGTTCGCCAACTTCGCCTACCTCAACACCCAGTCCAGCCACGACAAGCAGTACATCGGTCATGCCGGCGAGCTGCGCGTGCTGTCCCAGCGCATCGCCAAGAACGCCACCGAAGCGGCGGCGGGCAAGGCCTTGGCGTTCCGTCTGCTGTCCGATGCACGCAACGACTTCGAGCGGCGCTGGAAGTACCTGCGCGAGGGCGACAAGACCACCGGGCTGCCACCGGCGCCGGCCACCGTGCGCGACGAGATGGACGCAGTGCGCCAGGACTGGGAAAACCTGCGCCGCAACACCGACACCATCCTGGCCAGCGAACAGACCGTGCTGTCGTTGCATCAAGTGGCGGCGACCCTGGCCGAGACCGTGCCGCAGTTGCAGGTCGAGTACGAGAAAGTGGTGGAAATCCTCCTGCAAAGCGGCGCACCGGCCAGTCAGGTGGCCGTGGCCCAGCGCCAGTTGCTGCTGGCCGAGCGGATTCTCGGCTCGGTCAACACCGTGCTTGGCGGCGACGAGGCGGCGGTGCAGGCCGCCGACACCTTCGGCCGCGATGCCAGCCGCTTCGGCCAGGTGCTGCAGGGCATGCTCGACGGCAATGCCGCGATCCAGGTGACCCGCGTCGAAGACCCCGACGCCCGTGCGCGCCTGGCCGAAATCGCCGAGCTGTTCCAGTTCGTCTCCGGTTCGGTGGACGAAATTCTCGAAACCTCCCCAGAGCTGCAGCGCGTGCGCGAGGCGGCGAGCAACATCTTCAGCCTGTCGCAGACCTTGCTCGACGAAGCCTCGCATCTGGCCACCGGCTTCGAGAACCTGGCCGGACGCACCCTGGATACCGTGGGCGGCTACGTGCTGGGCCTGCTGGCGCTGACCTCGATCATCCTCATCGGCCTGGTGATGGTGCGCGCCACCAATCGCCAGTTGCGCGACACGGCGCAGAAGAACGAACGCAACCAGCAGGCGATCATGCGCCTGCTCGACGAGATCGAAGAGCTGGCCGACGGCGACCTGACCGTGAATGTCTCGGTCACCGAAGACTTCACCGGGGCCATCGCCGATTCCATCAACTATTCGGTGGACCAGTTGCGCGACCTGGTGGCGACCATCAACCACAGTGCCGAGCAGGTCGCCGCCGCCGTGCAGGATACCCAGAACACCGCGCGCCAGTTGGCCAAGGCCTCGGAGCACCAGGCCGATCAGATCAGCGAGGCGTCGCTGGCGGTGGGCGACATGGTCGAGTCGATCGACCGCGTGTCGGCCCACGCCTACGAGTCGGCCAAGGTGGCCGAGCGCTCGGTGGCCATCGCCAACAAAGGCAACGAAGTGGTGCACAACACCATCGACGGCATGGACAACATCCGCGAGCAGATCCAGGACACCGCCAAGCGCATCAAGCGCCTGGGCGAGTCGTCCCAGGAGATCGGCGATATCGTCAGCCTGATCGACGACATTGCCGAGCAGACCAACATCCTGGCCCTCAACGCGGCGATCCAGGCGTCGCTGGCGGGCGAGGCCGGTCGCGGTTTTGCGGTGGTCGCCGATGAAGTCCAGCGCCTGGCCGAGCGCTCGTCGTCGGCCACCCGGCAGATCGAGGCGCTGGTGCGCACCATCCAGGCCGACACCAACGAAGCGGTGATCTCCATGGAGCAGACCACCGCCGAAGTGGTGCGCGGCGCGCGCCTGGCCCAGGACGCCGGCGTGGCCCTGGCCGAGATCGAAGGCGTGTCGCAGACCCTGGCCGACCTGATCCACAGCATTTCCGATGCCGCGCAATTGCAGACCTCGTCGGCCGGGCAGATTTCCCACACCATGGCGGTGATCCAGCAGATCACCGCACAGACTTCCCACGGCTCCGGCGCCACCGCCGACAGCATCCGCCACCTGGCGAAGATGGCCAGCGAGATGCGTCGCTCGGTCTCGGGGTTCACCCTGCCGCCGCCGGCCGAGCCGAACTGA
- a CDS encoding response regulator, whose product MEQPLKVMVIDDSRTIRRTAQTLLGEVGCEVITASDGFDALAKIVDHAPRIIFVDVLMPRLDGYQTCAIIKHNALFKDTPVVLLSSRDGLFDKARGRVVGSDQFLTKPFTKEELLEAIRVHVPGFAEHAHHAP is encoded by the coding sequence ATGGAACAACCTCTGAAGGTGATGGTGATCGACGACTCGCGCACCATCCGCCGGACCGCCCAGACGCTGCTGGGGGAGGTGGGTTGCGAGGTGATCACCGCCAGCGACGGTTTCGATGCCCTGGCCAAGATCGTCGATCATGCGCCGCGGATCATCTTCGTCGATGTGCTGATGCCGCGCCTGGACGGCTACCAGACCTGCGCGATCATCAAGCACAACGCGCTGTTCAAGGACACCCCGGTGGTGTTGCTGTCCTCGCGCGATGGCCTGTTCGACAAGGCCCGTGGGCGGGTGGTCGGCTCCGACCAATTCCTGACCAAACCGTTCACCAAGGAAGAATTGCTCGAAGCGATCCGCGTGCATGTGCCCGGATTCGCCGAACATGCACACCACGCACCCTGA
- a CDS encoding chemotaxis protein CheW gives MTTRPQGASLTAFELLLDIDRRCRLLVADQPPQDTRLQHWSGIGFRIAGQWFVAPMGEIAEVLREPRSSRVPGVQPWVRGVANLRGRLLPVMDLSAFLGLGPAAAGKQRRVLVLDHDDLFVGLLVDEVVGLQHFALDSLALSPPQPLIRAAAPFVQGHFPREHNWAIFSPFALAQAPGFLDVAL, from the coding sequence TTGACCACCCGCCCCCAGGGCGCGTCGCTGACCGCGTTCGAGCTGCTGCTGGACATCGACCGCCGTTGCCGCCTGCTGGTGGCCGACCAGCCGCCGCAGGACACGCGCCTGCAGCACTGGAGCGGCATCGGTTTTCGCATCGCCGGGCAGTGGTTCGTCGCGCCCATGGGGGAAATCGCCGAAGTGCTGCGCGAGCCGCGCAGCAGCCGCGTGCCGGGCGTGCAGCCCTGGGTGCGTGGGGTGGCCAACCTGCGCGGCAGATTGCTGCCGGTGATGGACCTGTCGGCCTTTCTTGGCCTCGGCCCGGCAGCGGCGGGCAAGCAGCGGCGGGTGCTGGTGCTGGACCACGACGACCTGTTCGTCGGTCTGCTGGTCGACGAAGTGGTCGGCCTGCAGCATTTCGCCCTCGACAGCCTCGCGCTGTCGCCGCCGCAGCCGCTGATTCGCGCGGCGGCGCCGTTCGTACAGGGGCATTTCCCCCGCGAGCACAACTGGGCGATCTTCAGCCCTTTCGCCCTGGCCCAGGCGCCAGGCTTTCTCGATGTGGCGTTGTGA
- a CDS encoding YqgE/AlgH family protein, producing MKTLAPSYLKHQFLIAMPHMADPNFAQTLTYIVEHNANGAMGLVVNRPQDLYLADILEQLRPDEEPAPSTLQIPIYQGGPVQTDRGFVLHSPECSYQATVELQGVSLSTSQDVLFAIAEGVGPKQSLITLGYAGWEAGQLEAELADNAWLNCPFDANILFGMACEQRLQAAAQSLGINLALLTSQAGHA from the coding sequence ATGAAAACCCTCGCCCCCAGCTACCTCAAGCACCAGTTCCTGATCGCCATGCCGCACATGGCCGATCCGAACTTTGCCCAGACCCTCACCTACATCGTCGAGCACAATGCCAACGGTGCCATGGGGCTGGTGGTCAACCGCCCGCAGGATCTGTACCTGGCCGACATCCTCGAGCAACTGCGCCCGGACGAGGAGCCCGCACCCAGCACCCTGCAGATCCCCATCTACCAGGGCGGCCCGGTGCAAACCGACCGCGGCTTCGTGCTGCACAGCCCGGAATGCAGCTACCAGGCCACCGTCGAGCTGCAAGGTGTGTCGCTGTCCACCTCGCAGGACGTGCTGTTCGCCATCGCCGAAGGCGTCGGGCCGAAACAGAGCCTGATCACCCTGGGCTACGCCGGCTGGGAAGCCGGACAGCTGGAGGCAGAGCTGGCCGACAACGCCTGGCTCAACTGCCCGTTCGACGCCAACATCCTGTTCGGCATGGCCTGCGAACAACGCCTGCAAGCGGCCGCGCAAAGCCTGGGCATCAACCTCGCCCTGCTGACCAGCCAGGCAGGACACGCCTGA
- a CDS encoding aspartate carbamoyltransferase catalytic subunit encodes MTPFDAKRPLQLNDQGQLRHFLSLDGLPRELLTEILDTADSFLEVGARAVKKVPLLRGKTVCNVFFENSTRTRTTFELAAQRLSADVISLNVSTSSTSKGETLFDTLRNLEAMAADMFVVRHSDSGAAHFIAEHVCPEVAVINGGDGRHAHPTQGMLDMLTIRRHKGSFENLSVAIVGDILHSRVARSDMLALKALGCPDIRVIGPKTLIPIGIEQYGVKVYTDLAEGLKDVDVVIMLRLQRERMAGGLLPSEGEFYRLFGLTTARLAKAKPDAIVMHPGPINRGVEIESAVADGKHSVILNQVTYGIAVRMAVLSMAMSGQNAQRQLDQENAL; translated from the coding sequence ATGACGCCATTCGACGCCAAGCGCCCGCTGCAGCTCAACGACCAGGGCCAGCTACGCCATTTCCTCTCGCTCGACGGTTTGCCCCGCGAACTGCTCACCGAAATCCTCGACACCGCCGACTCCTTCCTCGAAGTCGGCGCCCGCGCCGTGAAGAAAGTCCCGCTGCTGCGCGGCAAGACCGTGTGCAACGTGTTCTTCGAGAACTCCACACGGACCCGCACCACCTTCGAGCTGGCCGCCCAGCGCCTGTCGGCCGACGTCATCAGCCTGAACGTGTCCACCTCGTCCACCAGCAAGGGCGAAACCCTGTTCGACACCCTGCGCAACCTCGAAGCCATGGCCGCCGACATGTTCGTCGTGCGCCATTCGGACTCCGGCGCCGCGCACTTCATCGCCGAGCACGTCTGCCCGGAGGTGGCCGTGATCAACGGCGGTGACGGCCGCCATGCGCACCCCACCCAGGGCATGCTCGACATGCTCACCATCCGTCGCCACAAAGGCAGCTTCGAGAACCTGTCGGTGGCCATCGTCGGCGACATCCTGCATTCGCGCGTGGCCCGCTCCGACATGCTCGCGCTCAAGGCCCTGGGCTGCCCGGACATCCGCGTGATCGGGCCGAAGACCCTGATCCCGATCGGCATCGAGCAGTACGGGGTGAAGGTCTACACCGACCTGGCCGAGGGGCTCAAGGACGTCGATGTGGTGATCATGCTGCGCCTGCAACGCGAGCGCATGGCCGGCGGCCTGCTGCCCAGCGAAGGCGAGTTCTACCGCCTGTTCGGCCTGACCACCGCGCGCCTGGCCAAGGCCAAGCCGGACGCCATCGTGATGCACCCAGGCCCGATCAACCGCGGCGTGGAAATCGAATCGGCGGTGGCCGACGGCAAGCATTCGGTGATCCTCAACCAGGTCACCTACGGCATCGCCGTACGCATGGCCGTGCTGTCGATGGCCATGAGCGGCCAGAACGCGCAACGTCAACTCGACCAGGAGAACGCCCTGTGA
- the ruvX gene encoding Holliday junction resolvase RuvX, whose product MAELRLLLGFDYGTRQIGVAVGQVITGQARELCTLKAQNGVPDWNQVEKLITEWKPDAIVVGLPLNMDGTPSEMSERAEKFARRLNGRYNLPVHTHDERLTTFEAKGEQMARGGPRGSYRDNPVDAIAAALLLQGWLEANT is encoded by the coding sequence ATGGCCGAGCTGCGCCTGCTGCTGGGCTTCGACTACGGCACCCGCCAGATCGGCGTCGCCGTCGGCCAGGTCATCACCGGTCAGGCCCGCGAGCTGTGCACGCTCAAGGCGCAGAACGGCGTGCCGGACTGGAACCAGGTGGAAAAGCTGATCACGGAATGGAAACCCGATGCCATCGTCGTTGGCCTGCCGCTGAACATGGACGGCACGCCGAGCGAAATGAGCGAGCGTGCGGAGAAATTCGCCCGCCGCCTCAACGGGCGCTACAACCTGCCGGTACACACCCACGACGAACGCCTGACCACCTTCGAAGCCAAGGGCGAGCAAATGGCCCGCGGCGGGCCACGTGGCAGCTACCGCGACAACCCGGTCGACGCCATCGCCGCGGCACTGCTGCTGCAAGGCTGGCTGGAGGCCAATACCTGA
- the pyrR gene encoding bifunctional pyr operon transcriptional regulator/uracil phosphoribosyltransferase PyrR → MSLPDPAALIRQMAVDLRAHLARRAIAEPRFIGIRTGGVWVAQALQEALDDHSPLGTLDVSFYRDDFSQNGLHPQVRPSELPFEIEGQHLVLVDDVLMSGRTIRAALNELFDYGRPASVTLVCLLDLDAGELPIRPNVLGATLSLAAHERVKLTGPAPLALERQDLASASAL, encoded by the coding sequence ATGAGCCTACCCGATCCCGCCGCACTGATCCGGCAGATGGCCGTCGATCTTCGCGCCCACCTGGCGCGCCGCGCCATCGCCGAGCCCCGCTTCATCGGTATCCGCACCGGTGGCGTGTGGGTTGCCCAGGCCCTGCAAGAGGCACTCGACGACCACAGTCCGCTAGGCACCCTCGACGTGTCGTTCTACCGCGACGATTTCAGCCAGAACGGCCTGCACCCGCAAGTGCGCCCCTCCGAGCTGCCGTTCGAGATCGAAGGCCAGCACCTGGTGCTGGTCGATGACGTGCTGATGAGCGGTCGCACCATCCGCGCGGCACTCAACGAGCTGTTCGACTACGGGCGCCCGGCCAGCGTGACCCTGGTGTGCCTGCTCGACCTGGACGCTGGCGAGTTGCCGATCCGTCCCAACGTACTGGGCGCGACGCTGTCCCTGGCAGCCCATGAGCGGGTAAAATTGACCGGTCCCGCGCCGCTCGCGCTCGAGCGCCAGGACCTCGCCTCCGCATCCGCCCTTTAA